A genomic region of Trifolium pratense cultivar HEN17-A07 linkage group LG3, ARS_RC_1.1, whole genome shotgun sequence contains the following coding sequences:
- the LOC123913466 gene encoding uncharacterized protein LOC123913466 isoform X1 → MKCKSVACIWSGTLFPSAHKVTAVAAFTQPPSPAFYTAGSDGSIIWWSLSTSSPEVKAVGVLCGHASPVTDLALCSPIAAEENDTVSSRNNFSALISACSDGFLCVWSKSSGHCRCRRKLPPWVGTPLVIRTLPSTPRYVCIACSFVDNYSVNDELGDRENHHRNNSKSTILIVDTYLLSITQTVFHGNLSIGSIKFMSLVFSDDDEKRNSVFVADSYGKQQMVQISDESRNCVENLVSPHSDKFPLGSSFPVEGFSGVDEVISVLTFGNIVAFILKDRCIFRPLSSDITIGEVSFVNNLFFSDENSSEAHAIGGVVLESDDMGNSPDTYECSNFIPVYFVVWNNRGYAITYEVSYQNDVFQCEPYSEIPGGHYQSDIRLSIFFQQVNQNLVCIKSVCFHHEEPLLWRPHITIWSLHQFDDKPGKLCRQCRMINDGVSSTNWFETSTQLNSHDDLETKSTFGGASPGSEDIGNMHKDSICSYYPYKGKIVSSSMIVAENLFTPYAIVYGYFSGEIEVVRFDQFQGIFLDDASSNHDEKSTARKQIFSGHTGSVLCLAAHQMMCSAESSTFKRVLVSGSMDCTVRIWDLDTGSLIKVMHHHVAAVRQIILPPSMTAHPWSDCFLSVGEDACVALVSLETLQVERMLPGHMNYPSKVLWDGARGYIACLCQSHYGTSDRDVLYIWDVKTGSRERLLRGTTAHSMFDHFCKNISLNSIPGSVLNGNTSVSSLLLPIVDDARFPNSPLSHTENLLTSSKSSPNISSMNELNSLKPNVGKGSSAKPNSSLFGLLRNNLPIKCSCPFPGIVSLSFDLASLMFSFQKNESKKTGDGKPVNINFKQKGVQEQIPSSHNPETSEGCDWVSLFEEYLLRYSLSFLHLWNVDSVLDNLLISDMKLRRPENFMIASGLQGDKGSLTLSFPGQSATLELWKSSSEFSAMRSLTMVSLAQRLISLSHSSSAASSALAAFYTRNFMENFPDMKPPSLQLLVAFWQDESEHVRMAARSIFHCAASHAIPLPLCNSKSNESNNTISRTGSRDKRQGDAIVESISPNAKKQGISQEEESKILNWLESYEVQDWISCVGGTSQDAMTSHIIVAAALAIWYPSLVKPRLSMLVVHPLMKLAMAMNEKYSSTAAELLAEGMESTWKECMVSEIPRLIGDIFFQVELSGPSSKSATETPAASFSIKQTLVEILLPSVAMADIPGFLAVIESQIWSTASDSPVHLVSLLTLIRITRGSPRYLAQYLDKVVNFILQTIDPSNSVMRKACFQSSMTTFKEVVRVYPMVAVNESWTRLAVGDVIGEVNNASIRVYDMQSVTMIKVLDASGPPGLPSLLTATASGTVLTTAISALSFSPDGEGLVAFSEHGLMIRWWSLGSVWWEKLSRNFVPVQCTKLIFVPPWEGFSPNSSRSSIMASILDTEKQQNLQDNAKDSNHGESLKQLLHNLDLSYRLEWVAERKVLLTRHGSELGTFQL, encoded by the exons ATGAAGTGCAAATCCGTTGCGTGCATATGGTCAGGCACACTCTTCCCTTCCGCTCACAAAGTTACCGCCGTCGCCGCTTTCACCCAACCACCGTCTCCCGCCTTTTACACCGCCGGATCCGATGGCTCCATCATCTGGTGGTCCCTTTCCACTTCCTCTCCg GAAGTTAAAGCGGTTGGAGTGTTGTGTGGTCATGCATCACCTGTCACTGATCTCGCTCTTTGTAGTCCAATTGCAGCTGAAGAAAACGATACGGTTTCAAGTAGAAATAATTTCAGTGCTTTGATTAGTGCTTGTTCCGATGGTTTCTTGTGTGTGTGGAGTAAAAGTAGTGGACATTGTCGTTGCAGAAGGAAATTGCCACCTTGGGTTGGTACTCCTCTTGTAATTCGAACATTGCCTTCGACTCCAAGATATGTATGTATAGCTTGTTCTTTTGTGGATAATTATTCTGTTAATGATGAGTTAGGAGATAGAGAAAATCATCATAGGAATAACTCTAAATCTACTATCCTTATTGTGGATACGTATTTGCTTTCCATTACTCAAACTGTTTTTCATGGAAATTTATCCATTGGTTCTATCAAGTTTATGTCACTAGTTTTTTCTGACGATGATGAGAAGAGGAATTCAGTGTTTGTGGCCGATTCTTATGGGAAACAACAGATGGTTCAAATATCGGATGAGTCTCGTAATTGTGTGGAAAATTTGGTGAGTCCGCACAGTGACAAGTTTCCATTGGGAAGTTCTTTTCCTGTGGAGGGATTCAGCGGTGTGGATGAAGTTATTTCAGTTTTGACGTTCGGGAACATTGTTGCTTTTATATTGAAAGATAGATGTATTTTTAGGCCATTGTCTAGCGATATCACGATTGGAGAGGTTTCTTTTGTGAACAACCTCTTCTTTTCGGATGAGAATTCCAGTGAAGCTCATGCTATTGGTGGCGTTGTTCTTGAAAGTGATGATATGGGGAATTCGCCTGATACATATGAATGCAGCAACTTCATTCCAGTATATTTTGTTGTGTGGAATAATAGAGGTTATGCAATTACCTATGAAGTATCGTATCAGAATGATGTTTTTCAGTGTGAACCGTATTCTGAGATTCCTGGTGGTCATTATCAATCTGATATAAGATTATCCATTTTTTTCCAACAAGTAAATCAAAATCTCGTGTGTATCAAGTCAGTTTGCTTTCATCATGAGGAACCTTTACTATGGAGACCACATATCACAATTTGGTCGCTGCATCAATTTGATGATAAACCCGGAAAATTGTGCCGTCAGTGCAGAATGATTAATGATGGTGTATCTTCCACCAACTGGTTTGAGACGTCTACTCAACTCAATAGTCATGATGACCTAGAGACTAAATCAACCTTTGGTGGTGCAAGTCCAGGTTCTGAAGACATAGGCAACATGCATAAGGATAGCATATGTAGTTATTATCCTTACAAGGGGAAGATAGTTTCTTCTTCCATGATTGTTGCTGAAAACCTTTTTACACCTTATGCCATCGTATATGGATATTTTAGTGGCGAAATAGAGGTCGTAAGATTTGATCAGTTTCAAGGGATTTTCCTAGACGATGCAAGTTCTAATCATGATGAAAAGTCAACTGCCCGCAAACAGATTTTCTCAGGACATACAGGTTCTGTACTTTGTTTGGCAGCACATCAAATGATGTGTAGTGCAGAAAGCTCCACCTTTAAACGGGTTTTGGTGTCTGGCAGTATGGATTGCACAGTTCGTATATGGGATCTTGACACTGGCAGTCTTATTAAGGTAATGCATCATCATGTCGCCGCTGTGCGTCAAATTATTCTTCCCCCATCAATGACAGCACATCCTTGGAGTGACTGCTTTCTTTCAGTGGGAGAGGATGCATGTGTTGCCCTTGTTTCTCTTGAGACTCTGCAGGTGGAAAGAATGCTTCCTGGACACATGAACTATCCCTCAAAAGTTTTATGGGATGGTGCAAGAGGTTATATTGCCTGTCTCTGTCAATCACATTATGGAACTTCCGATAGGGATGTATTATACATTTGGGATGTAAAGACAGGTTCTCGTGAGCGACTACTACGTGGGACAACTGCACATTCAATGTTTGATCATTTTTGTAAGAATATCAGTCTGAATTCTATACCTGGCTCTGTGCTGAATGGAAATACGTCAGTCTCTTCATTACTTCTTCCAATAGTTGATGATGCAAGGTTCCCTAACTCACCCTTAAGTCATACAGAGAACTTGCTTACTTCATCAAAGTCATCACCAAATATTTCAAGTATGAATGAGCTGAATTCTTTAAAACCAAATGTAGGTAAAGGAAGTTCAGCAAAGCCAAATTCATCTTTGTTTGGTCTTTTGAGAAACAACCTTCCTATCAAATGCTCTTGCCCGTTCCCTGGTATTGTGTCTCTGAGTTTTGATCTTGCATCATTGATGTTCTCTTTTCAAAAGAATGAGTCCAAGAAGACTGGTGATGGCAAGCCAGTGAATATCAATTTCAAGCAGAAGGGTGTTCAGGAGCAAATTCCAAGCTCCCATAATCCAGAAACATCAGAAGGGTGTGATTGGGTTAGCCTTTTTGAAGAATATTTACTGCGATACAGTTTGTCATTTTTACATTTGTGGAACGTAGACAGTGTGCTTGATAATTTGCTGATAAGTGATATGAAACTAAGGAGACCAGAAAATTTTATGATAGCTTCGGGCCTGCAGGGAGATAAAGGGTCATTGACATTGTCATTTCCTGGTCAGAGTGCTACTCTTGAG CTGTGGAAATCCTCATCTGAGTTTTCTGCAATGAGATCGTTGACAATGGTATCCCTTGCTCAGCGTTTGATTAGCTTGTCTCACTCAAGTTCAGCTGCCAGCAG TGCATTAGCAGCATTCTATACCCGAAATTTCATGGAAAATTTTCCAGATATGAAGCCACCTTCGCTACAG CTCTTGGTGGCTTTTTGGCAAGATGAAAGTGAACATGTACGTATGGCTGCACGCTCTATATTTCACTGTGCTGCCTCTCATGCTATTCCTTTACCTCTATGCAATTCAAAATCCAATGAGTCAAATAATACAATCTCCCGAACTGGAAGTAGAGACAAACGCCAGGGAGATGCGATAGTAGAAAGCATATCACCTAATGCCAAAAAGCAAGGAATTTCCCAAGAAGAGGAATCCAAGATACTTAATTGGCTAGAATCTTATGAAGTGCAAGATTGGATTTCTTGTGTTGGGGGAACAAGTCAAGATGCAATGACATCTCACATTATTGTTGCCGCTGCACTGGCTATCTGGTATCCTAGTCTTGTAAAACCTAGGCTTTCCATGTTAGTTGTTCATCCATTAATGAAGTTGGCTATGGCCATGAATGAGAAGTACAGCTCCACTGCTGCTGAGCTCCTTGCAGAGGGCATGGAGAGCACGTGGAAAGAATGCATGGTCTCTGAGATTCCCCGTCTAATTGGGGACATTTTTTTCCAAGTAGAGTTGAGTGGTCCATCTTCCAAGTCAGCGACAGAAACTCCAGCTGCATCTTTTTCTATTAAACAGACTTTGGTGGAGATTCTCCTTCCAAGTGTAGCAATGGCTGATATACCAGGATTTTTGGCAGTGATTGAAAGCCAAATTTGGTCAACTGCATCTGATTCACCTGTCCACTTGGTATCCTTGTTGACTCTCATAAGGATTACGCGTGGTTCTCCAAGATATTTGGCTCAGTACCTTGACAAG GTTGTCAACTTCATTTTACAGACTATAGATCCTAGCAACTCAGTTATGAGGAAGGCGTGCTTCCAGAGTTCAATGACAACTTTCAAAGAAGTTGTACGCGTATATCCTATGGTTGCTGTCAATGAGTCTTGGACCAGACTTGCAGTTGGAGATGTGATTGGAGAAGTTAACAATGCAAGCATTAGGGTTTATGATATGCAAAG TGTGACAATGATAAAGGTTTTGGATGCAAGTGGGCCTCCTGGACTTCCAAGTTTGCTCACAGCAACGGCTTCGGGAACAGTGTTAACTACTGCAATCTCAGCGCTAAGCTTTTCACCGGATGGAGAG GGGCTGGTTGCTTTTTCGGAACATGGGCTCATGATTAGATGGTGGTCACTGGGATCTGTCTGGTGGGAGAAACTAAGCCGGAACTTCGTTCCTGTCCAGTGCACAAAACTAATATTTGTTCCTCCTTGGGAGGGATTCTCACCTAATTCATCCCGGTCAAGCATTATGGCTAGTATTTTAGATACTGAAAAGCAGCAGAATTTGCAG GATAATGCGAAAGATTCAAATCATGGGGAGAGTTTGAAGCAATTGCTCCATAATCTGGACCTCTCTTATCGATTAGAATGGGTTGCTGAACGGAAAGTACTTCTTACAAGGCATGGTAGTGAATTGGGAACTTTTCAGTTGTAA